The Enterobacter asburiae genomic sequence AGTTTACAAAATACATGGTTGTGTAACCGACTCAGACAACATAATTATAACAAGAGACGACTATAATAACTTCAATAATAAATACGAATTAATCAGGGCCCAACTCCTTTCTATTTTCATACACAACCCTATTATATTTATTGGCTATAGCATAAGTGATTCAAACATTAAGTCCCTGTTAAAAACTATTTTTTCATATGTAAATGTCAACACTGAACTAGCAAAGAAGATTCGCGATAACTTCCTGCTAGTTGAATATGCACCTGGTGATCATACGACAGAAATAACCGAGCATGATATTGATATTGAGAGCATGGCAACTATCCGCATCAATAAAATCAAAACAGATAACTATACTGCTATATATGATGCACTTTCAAAACTAGTCCTTCCAGTTTCCGCGATGGACATCAGGAAAGTGCAAAAAGTTTGGAATACTATTAAAAGCGGCGGAGAAATAAAGGTAAATATAACAGAAAACATCGATGAACTAAAAAATGAAGATATGGTTTTAGCCGTTGGTTCAGAACGGACTGTTAAATATGAATTCCAAACCAAAACTGAAATGATTCAAAATTATTTCAAAATAGTTGATGAAGCAAACTCACAACTTATATCATTACTGAATAAGCAAGTCATATCAACTCGTGAAAGGTTCCCGGTTTTCGCATTCAGTTCAATTTGTGAGAATCTCATTAATGAAGAAAAATATAAAAATCGCCAAGTTGATAAAATTATCGCTGACTTAAAGGGTTATGTTAAAGAATGCGGAAATGAATACTCAACAATAACTGACATAACGGATAACTTACCTGACTGGAAAGTCATCGGTGGAATCATGTATTCTGTTATGGATGATAATATATCAATAGAAGAATTAAAGAATTATCTTGAAGAACACTCCGGACGGTGTGACACGGATTTCAGAAAATTATTATGTCTTTATGATTACTTAGCATTTTAAATGTTCGATTTTTTTACTAAACCGCCTTTAAGGCGGTTTAGTAAATTAAAGTTACCAACGCAAAACCTGCCAGTACTTACCATCAATGCTGCAATGTTTAAACATTATGAGTTCGACTGAAAATCTTCGATTATCTTCTGATTGTAATCATCCAGATACTTTTGCAGTTCATCCCTGTCGATCAGACGTACCAAGGCTGATTCAGCTAACTCTTTCGCAGAGCGTGTGAAGTAGGAATTAGTCACAACCATCGCCTCATCACAACCATAGAATGTTTTAGCAGAGATCACCTGCTGCACCGCCGAGTTACCTACAGAACCAGAATAATTTTTCGCCTGGATAACCATATCCTTACCAAATCGAGTGACGAAGAGATCTGCCCCCTGATCTTGCGTTCTCTTGGTTTCTTTGACGTCATAGCCCATAGTCTGGAATACTTCCACAAGGAAATCTTCAAACTGGAAACCGTCCATTGCATCAACTAAATACATGGTGACGAATTTGTTAGGGTTAAAATGTTCGAGCCGTGTAGCTAATCTATCAACCAGAATATCAAAATAAATATGTTCGCACGCAGCTAAGTATTTTTTAACTTCATCAAATGAAACTAAAGGAACACCAGGCGTAGCCTCCGCTTTTTCATTGAACTCTACTGATGAGAACTCTATTTTATTGCTCCATATATAGAATAGAAACAATGAAAGATCTGCCCTAAAAGTGGTACCCGCTTCCTCAATCCATGACTTCAAGGATTCAGTAAGTGTGGATTTAATATGCCGTTTAACTTCCTTAGCGAAACCATAATAAAGAGCGTTAAATGACGTGGTAAGGAGTAATTTATCTAATAGCTCAGGTAACTGCTCAAGCTCATTGAACCCTTTTCTGACCAACACCTCACGGAAAAGTTGTAATTCGGAGTATGTACCATTATCTGTTGAGTAATCTGCTTCCGATTTATTATTATGTGAGAATCTGGAAGTGTAAATGAAGTTAGTAAAATATGGATCTTTTAAACTGGAGTATTTTTCGAGAACATTTTCAAGCAATTGATTAAGCTGAGTTTGCTCTTTCTTTTTCCCAAATAGATCTTTTAGAACACCCTTTGAACGATACTGAAATTCGGGATAAAACGATGGATTCAATGGTGTCATACGTTGTATGTCTATTGCTTGTGCGGTCGATGATGCTGAACCCCATGCAGACGTTTTTACAGGCGAAACTCCACTACACCAGGGACAATTAACCTCAAAAGTCGTTCTACTGCAAGTATCACACTGATAAATCATTTGAATATTCTCCTTTTATTCCAATATCTGTCTATTCGGCGCTTCAATTACCAGCCTAATAATCCACAATTTAAAAAAGATCGTCATCACTCAGTCATATTACTTTATGTTCTTATTTTTGAGTCCATCCACTTAGTCATATCCTTAAGAAGAACCAGTGCATCTTTTTTGCTTCTCGTATTCCCCCAAAAACTCAGTTCAAGCACTTTCCCCTTCCCAGTAATTGATACTTCATAGTCCTCAGGGCTAGCTGTTGGAATGAAATCTCCAGCACTTAAAGCAACTCTTATTTCTTCTTTTAGTGCATTAACTTCAGGGTAATCATCTGAATGTATCCATCCATATACGTAGAACTCAGCTTCATCTCGTCCATCCTCTGAAGGGCGATAAACTAACGTAATTCCTGTTTTACCTTGCCCCCAGCATCCCGGCATCAGATGAATTGCTTTATAGTAACCCTTCCAGTTATTAATACCTGTTGCAATATGAATATCAGGCAATACCTCTGAGACAACCGATTTAGCTTCCTCGGTGATAGCATTTTGGTACATTTCCAGCAGTTGAACCGATTTTATCAAAGCTGAGAAATTTTCAGTGACAAACTCCACATTTTTATCAGATACCTTATCCATACTAACCTCACTCAATTTTTTAAGATGACTTAAAAACTCCTGATAAAAAACAGTCCACTTGCTGAACTCTTGATTCATCATCTCCAACCCCAGACGTCGAATGGCGGTTTCCAGCAGCAGTGAATAATTGATCAGTTGCCAACCGTCTACGCCTTTAGCACTGTTACCGTCAGGCTTTAATATACAGCGAAATAGATTTTGATTGTTGCCGCCGTAACTATCAATGAGACTTACATAGCTGGGAAAAGGATTATATGTATCAGCCAAAACTTTATGCTCAATACCTATGATGAATTCATCATGTCTGATAAGAATATCAAGATATTTCCCATCCTCTGTTCTGGCCTCTCTCATTAATTCCAGAGAGGTGAAATCAATTTCATCAACATCGAGGGAATCATCCAGGCAACATAACAATGCTTTTAGCAACCATGGCGGCACCATTTTCTGGGCTCCCATAAACAAAGCCATTAAATCCGTTGTTGGGTTTTCGAGATATCCGGAACCTCCCAATTCAAAAAAATTGAATTCAACATTATCCTCAACCGAGATGCCTTTCAGTTGTTCAATAAATTCGATAGCCAACGCTTCAGAATGCAATTCAACCTCCCTTTAACAATCATGTTTACTATGCCATTTGTTTGATATTTTAGTTATTGAAAACTGTCACTGTTAATCAATATCCATGCAGAAAACTCAAACATTATTCATTAATCCTCTTGCGGGCAATATCTATCTCTATCGCCATTTTAATTTCATCTTTCTGGGATTCTATAATCCTGATATCTTTTTCCATACTTTCAATTAAAGCATTAAGTGTTTTTCTTTTTTCAGGGTCACTTTCATATTTTAACTTTACCTCCGGCTCAATCATTTTCATTCTTATTGCATGAATTTGTTCGTTAAGAGGTTTTGTTTTTTCATTTAT encodes the following:
- a CDS encoding PD-(D/E)XK nuclease family protein — translated: MHSEALAIEFIEQLKGISVEDNVEFNFFELGGSGYLENPTTDLMALFMGAQKMVPPWLLKALLCCLDDSLDVDEIDFTSLELMREARTEDGKYLDILIRHDEFIIGIEHKVLADTYNPFPSYVSLIDSYGGNNQNLFRCILKPDGNSAKGVDGWQLINYSLLLETAIRRLGLEMMNQEFSKWTVFYQEFLSHLKKLSEVSMDKVSDKNVEFVTENFSALIKSVQLLEMYQNAITEEAKSVVSEVLPDIHIATGINNWKGYYKAIHLMPGCWGQGKTGITLVYRPSEDGRDEAEFYVYGWIHSDDYPEVNALKEEIRVALSAGDFIPTASPEDYEVSITGKGKVLELSFWGNTRSKKDALVLLKDMTKWMDSKIRT
- a CDS encoding SIR2 family protein — translated: MEIQDFVGHYKNHPVLFIGTGFSLRYLQNSFGWNELLEFISNELTGNEEFYYDLKAESMENGEYSYDLLATRLEIEFNKCLATDRNGKFEAINDIFYKNMKEGKKLSRFKIYITEILNGLLIRPEKSNEIDALIRARKNIGSVITTNYDRLCEKVFEFNPLIGNDILLSNPYGSVYKIHGCVTDSDNIIITRDDYNNFNNKYELIRAQLLSIFIHNPIIFIGYSISDSNIKSLLKTIFSYVNVNTELAKKIRDNFLLVEYAPGDHTTEITEHDIDIESMATIRINKIKTDNYTAIYDALSKLVLPVSAMDIRKVQKVWNTIKSGGEIKVNITENIDELKNEDMVLAVGSERTVKYEFQTKTEMIQNYFKIVDEANSQLISLLNKQVISTRERFPVFAFSSICENLINEEKYKNRQVDKIIADLKGYVKECGNEYSTITDITDNLPDWKVIGGIMYSVMDDNISIEELKNYLEEHSGRCDTDFRKLLCLYDYLAF
- a CDS encoding restriction endonuclease, with the protein product MIYQCDTCSRTTFEVNCPWCSGVSPVKTSAWGSASSTAQAIDIQRMTPLNPSFYPEFQYRSKGVLKDLFGKKKEQTQLNQLLENVLEKYSSLKDPYFTNFIYTSRFSHNNKSEADYSTDNGTYSELQLFREVLVRKGFNELEQLPELLDKLLLTTSFNALYYGFAKEVKRHIKSTLTESLKSWIEEAGTTFRADLSLFLFYIWSNKIEFSSVEFNEKAEATPGVPLVSFDEVKKYLAACEHIYFDILVDRLATRLEHFNPNKFVTMYLVDAMDGFQFEDFLVEVFQTMGYDVKETKRTQDQGADLFVTRFGKDMVIQAKNYSGSVGNSAVQQVISAKTFYGCDEAMVVTNSYFTRSAKELAESALVRLIDRDELQKYLDDYNQKIIEDFQSNS